The Pseudanabaena yagii GIHE-NHR1 genome segment TATATAAAGAACTGCTTCATCACTGGGAATTCCTAGAACTTCGTTGACTAAATCATCAAAGAACCCAGCAATACCACTTACGCCGACTCCTAGCCCGATCGCTGCTAAGTTGATCCTCTGTCCTAGGTGTCCTGCATCCATATGTAAATAGCGATATACGCGATCGCCATATTTGGCTACAGCTTTTTTGAGATCGGCAGTATGAAAGATGACGGCTCCTGCATCACGACCTAGTTCTTGGCCGAGGCAAAGGTAGTGCAACTCATCACGGAAATTTTTGAAGCGGATTTGGCGTAACTCTTGAGATTTAGGCGCGTAGTAATAACAACCCTCTTCTAAGCCAACTACACCTGTTACGGCAACGAAGGTTTCGATGAGGCTCAGATCGAAATAATCAGGACTACCATCAATGCCTTGATCGCTATAGTGTTGAGGCTGGTAGGTAAAATCAAGAATTGCCTTGAGTTCTGCTAGCTCTAATTTCGTACCACTATATTCGCGAGTTGAACGTCTTTGCAAAATTGTATTTTCGAGAAGTTCTAGATCATCTCCCCAATGAATACTTTCCGTGACAGTACTAACTTTGGTGCAGAAAGGGAAATTATATTTATCTAAATCTTGGGCAGTTGGGAGATCGCCAGTCTCAGGCGTAGTTTCTAGATCCCTTGTCAGTTCTGCAAGCTTAGTAATATTTAGCTTTTCCTTAATTTGGGTGACTTGATGTAAATATTCTAATAATTGACCATCTGGAAGTTTAGGATAATTAGTAACAGTTGCTGAGGGTAAAGCGGTGATGAGTCCTTTTGAGAGATTGGTTGATCGTTGCATCGGTGCGCGTGATTCTTGACCTCTACCGATACTCTCCTCATCTTGGAGATCTAGAATTGGCACGATCGCGATCGCTCCTTCTACTTCCTTATCTAAAAAGAGAAGTTCATTCACAGCATCATCAGCGAAACCACCAATGAGAGAAGCTTGATAATCTTCGATCGCACTAGCTAGATCGATATTTCCTAATAGATGTCCTGTGTCCAAAAAAATCCTGCGATAAGCACGATCTTGATAGCGCCAAGCAGATCGCTGGAATATGGAAGTAATGGCGATCGCAAGACGAGTATTTTGTAAGGCAGGATGCTCAAAACAAGCCTGTTGCAAACCGTTCCATACATTATTGTCTTGCCAGAAATGAATCAAGCTGTGGGTACGGACTTGATAATTGTAAATTCCAGCGGATAGTAGAGGTGTTCCTGCCGAAATCACATATATCTCCGCAGGATATAAGCCTCCCGCCGATGGAGCCGCCCGCAAATAAAAAGCCTCCCCTGTCACCGTAGGAACTCGTGCTGTTAAGCCGTAGCTACAAAATAGTAACCGCGAAAGTCTACGCCAACGACTTGCCAATAGTCCATCGCGATCGGATTGAATATCCTCAGTCAAATAGGGCTTGAGATCGTAAACCGTACCAATTTTATAGTCCTTATAGGGAGATGGCTGGGTGCTCCAATCTAAGCCCTGACTCTTGCTAGCAAGAGTTTCAGGCGCATACTTAGTACGTTCGTGATAATATTCAGCGAAGGAAAGTTGGGCATCAGGCATAGCTTTGCTTTAGTCTACATATCCTTTTGATTTGCAAACTACTGTATAATGGAAAGGTTGTCAAAAATTTTCTAAACCAAAATCGGAAAATTATCACATTAGTACAGGGATAACATCATGGCAGTACCCAAGAAACGCACTTCTAAATCTAAGCGCGATAGTCGCAAAGCTGTATGGAAGCGCAAAGCCGCAGTTCACGCTCAAAGAGCAATCTCATTAGGTAAGTCAATCCTATCAGGCAATAATGATGGTTTTGTCTATCCATTGGCTGAAGAGGCAGAAGAAGAGTAAATCTAAGGCAGGTGTTACCTGCCCTAGATTTACTTAGCTAAACTCTCTTTTATACAAGCCCCGATTTGTGTATCAATTTTCAAAATGTGACTGACTAGCCATTCGCTCAATTCATCATAGATTTTGAGCGCAATCTCCTCACTGGCATCACTCTGACGATATTGATCATGCAATTTACCAAAAGTCTCAATGAATTTTTTGTGAGCTTCTTGGTTAACACCAGCCATTGGACATTGGTGTTTTGCGGCGCAGTTCTCCTCATTACCAAAGTGCCACTCAGCATAAAACTTAAGAAATACTAATAGTTTTTTAATTGCATTTGCCCCATTGCCCCTTTCGATCGCTTCACCAATCTCGTTTGTAGCGGCAATCAATTCTTTATGTTGAGAATCAATCATTGGGACACCTGTACTCAGAGAGTCACTCCATTCAAATCTTTTCATGGTTTTTCCATTTAGATCGATTGTAGATTTTGAGGTTTATTCAAGTACATCTTGAAGGGATGCCCTTGAATAAACTATTTACGATCACTATATGTTTATTGTCTCGCCAATGAATTTCATATCCTCAAAAAATAATATAAACTTAAGCCCCATTTTGATACAGCCTAAGGCTTAAAAGAATTTTTGATAGCCCTGCTTCTCCGAGCCATCAAAAATTTCTATGGGTTTCAAGTCAGTGCAAACTGCTGTAATAGTCTCAACAAAGCAAAGCCTTTAACTCCATTGGGTTGCTAATTTCCAGATTTGCCAGCCAATTCCTAACCCTAACAAACAGGGAATTGTAAGGATCATAATTGCAATTATAAATTTATGTTTATTCTTGATGAGGGACTCACCAACAAAAGCGATCGCGGTAATACCAAGCCATGACATGATCGCCAAAACCATAAAGTAAAATTTAATCTTAACTACAAAAATTAGTCCCCCCACGATCAACAATCCGCTTAAAAAATATCCCCATTTCATTAGTTCATAGTCAGCCAAACCAGTAATTGTCGGTAACAAAGCAACTATTGTAAAACCTGCGATCGCTAAGTTTTTTCTTGAGGGGATTGTCATTAATATTGATAGGAAATAGCCCATACAAGCATAGCTAGCTAAAATAGTTAGCAACCATAACCACAAAAAATTACGTTTTTTATCAGATAGGACAGTTAGATTAATCTTAAATTTTGGTAAGCCCAGCTTTGGTATTTTGAACTTTGGTAAACCGATTTTAGGAAACTTTGATTTTCGGGTTCCTTGAGATGTATTACTATCAGAAAGCTGACTATTTTTTTTTTGAGTTTGCTCTACCTGAGATTGTTGATTTTCTGAGTTCTTAGGTTGATCAGTCATAGATTTAGCTATTTATTTGCTTGTCAACCACATCATTATGTGAATTGAATTGATGATTTTTGGGCAAATTGTCACTGTAAATATTATGAATTAAGTTTAAGATATATAACCCTATATTT includes the following:
- the rpmF gene encoding 50S ribosomal protein L32; translation: MAVPKKRTSKSKRDSRKAVWKRKAAVHAQRAISLGKSILSGNNDGFVYPLAEEAEEE
- a CDS encoding bacteriohemerythrin — translated: MKRFEWSDSLSTGVPMIDSQHKELIAATNEIGEAIERGNGANAIKKLLVFLKFYAEWHFGNEENCAAKHQCPMAGVNQEAHKKFIETFGKLHDQYRQSDASEEIALKIYDELSEWLVSHILKIDTQIGACIKESLAK
- a CDS encoding SagB/ThcOx family dehydrogenase, giving the protein MPDAQLSFAEYYHERTKYAPETLASKSQGLDWSTQPSPYKDYKIGTVYDLKPYLTEDIQSDRDGLLASRWRRLSRLLFCSYGLTARVPTVTGEAFYLRAAPSAGGLYPAEIYVISAGTPLLSAGIYNYQVRTHSLIHFWQDNNVWNGLQQACFEHPALQNTRLAIAITSIFQRSAWRYQDRAYRRIFLDTGHLLGNIDLASAIEDYQASLIGGFADDAVNELLFLDKEVEGAIAIVPILDLQDEESIGRGQESRAPMQRSTNLSKGLITALPSATVTNYPKLPDGQLLEYLHQVTQIKEKLNITKLAELTRDLETTPETGDLPTAQDLDKYNFPFCTKVSTVTESIHWGDDLELLENTILQRRSTREYSGTKLELAELKAILDFTYQPQHYSDQGIDGSPDYFDLSLIETFVAVTGVVGLEEGCYYYAPKSQELRQIRFKNFRDELHYLCLGQELGRDAGAVIFHTADLKKAVAKYGDRVYRYLHMDAGHLGQRINLAAIGLGVGVSGIAGFFDDLVNEVLGIPSDEAVLYITTLGRPR